One part of the Corynebacterium sp. CNCTC7651 genome encodes these proteins:
- a CDS encoding penicillin-binding transpeptidase domain-containing protein — translation MNKSIRFGAIFSLLLIIALLVHFTVVQGFREDEYAQDPRNSRITMELKRINRGQINAGGQVLAESFKNDAGFYQRAYPNMPFSFAPVLGYVSDLYGTAQLEAGYNGALTGENTRSSSRFLRTGQEDDHLGNSVELTIDPNLQALAFDQLNSRGFEGAIVALRPSSGEVLAMASTPSYDPNLIANPDTAESAWADVNNNPGKPLLNHATQEQLPPGSIFKIVTTAAGLRAGFTPDSLLTGEAQTILPGTDIPLTNYGGMPCGGGGDVTLRTAFALSCNTAFVQMGLEAGADGLREAAAAFGVGERYDMGLPAAAGSLGDLPSGPEVAQSSIGQRDVTMTALQAAVMAGTVANEGKRMSPYVVKRVLRPDLTEISANKPRQLSDAITPEEANTIADLMYGSERATWGYDGNGFASKTGTAEHAEGADPHVWYVAFDKGKDVAVAVVVKNGGNLGAGATGGQVSSPLGRAVLYAAPAPPAPAPDSNAARN, via the coding sequence ATGAATAAGTCCATCCGATTCGGGGCGATCTTCTCGCTCCTGCTCATCATCGCCCTATTGGTGCACTTCACCGTGGTGCAGGGTTTCCGCGAGGACGAGTACGCCCAGGATCCGCGCAACTCCCGCATCACCATGGAGCTGAAGCGCATCAACCGCGGCCAGATCAACGCGGGCGGGCAGGTGCTTGCAGAGTCCTTCAAGAACGACGCCGGTTTCTACCAGCGCGCGTACCCCAACATGCCCTTCTCTTTCGCGCCGGTGCTGGGCTACGTGTCTGATCTCTACGGCACCGCGCAGCTGGAGGCGGGGTACAACGGCGCGCTGACCGGTGAGAACACCCGCTCCTCCTCCCGCTTCCTGCGCACAGGCCAGGAGGATGACCACCTTGGCAACTCCGTGGAGCTGACCATTGACCCGAACCTGCAGGCGCTGGCCTTTGACCAACTGAACAGCCGCGGGTTCGAGGGCGCGATTGTGGCCCTGCGGCCCTCCTCCGGCGAGGTGCTGGCCATGGCGTCCACCCCGTCCTATGACCCGAACTTGATTGCCAACCCGGATACTGCGGAGTCCGCCTGGGCAGATGTGAACAACAACCCGGGCAAGCCGCTGCTGAACCACGCGACGCAGGAGCAGCTGCCGCCGGGCTCCATTTTCAAGATTGTCACCACCGCCGCGGGCCTGCGCGCCGGCTTCACGCCGGACAGCCTGCTGACGGGTGAGGCGCAGACCATCCTGCCGGGCACGGACATCCCGCTGACCAACTACGGCGGCATGCCCTGCGGCGGAGGCGGCGACGTCACCCTTCGCACCGCGTTCGCGCTGTCCTGCAACACGGCGTTTGTGCAGATGGGCCTGGAAGCCGGTGCTGACGGCCTGCGCGAGGCCGCGGCCGCGTTTGGCGTCGGCGAGCGCTACGACATGGGCCTGCCTGCCGCCGCGGGCTCCCTCGGCGACCTGCCGAGCGGGCCGGAGGTGGCGCAATCCTCCATCGGCCAGCGCGACGTGACCATGACGGCACTCCAGGCCGCAGTGATGGCCGGCACGGTTGCCAACGAGGGCAAGCGGATGTCCCCCTACGTGGTCAAGCGAGTGCTCCGCCCAGATCTCACGGAGATCTCCGCCAACAAGCCGCGCCAGCTCAGCGATGCCATCACGCCGGAGGAAGCAAACACCATCGCGGACCTGATGTACGGCTCCGAGCGCGCGACCTGGGGCTATGACGGCAACGGCTTCGCCTCCAAGACCGGCACCGCCGAGCATGCGGAGGGCGCGGACCCGCACGTGTGGTACGTGGCCTTTGACAAGGGCAAGGACGTGGCGGTGGCCGTGGTGGTGAAGAACGGCGGCAACCTCGGCGCCGGCGCCACCGGCGGCCAGGTGTCCTCCCCGCTGGGCCGCGCGGTGCTCTACGCCGCGCCCGCGCCGCCCGCACCCGCCCCCGATTCCAACGCAGCCCGAAACTAA
- a CDS encoding FtsW/RodA/SpoVE family cell cycle protein has product MGAFSMRGREFFLLLCSTGLLALMLFSLELSQGRALSQDMLILIGGFIGVYAVAHIAIGFLAPHADQTMLPIVSLLNAIGLVIIYRIDLADRPQYGPLAERQMMWSFVGVVLMVITLAIVRDHKALSRYSYLLGLVGLILLALPLVWPQPPGFADARIWLWLGPFSIQPGEFSKILLLIFFAQLLAQKRALFTVAGKRFLGLTFPRLRDLAPILVVWAIAMLIMAVSNDFGPALLLFATVLAMVYFATSRASWLFIGVGLVAIGGYAVYQVSEKIQQRVSNFIDPFADFDGIGNQPANALISLSWGGLTGTGLGYGHPELVPVVHSDYILAAIGEELGLIGVASVLALFAILITRGFRAALSVRDTYGKLLAAGLATTIAIQIFVVAGGISSMLPMTGLTTPFMSAGGSSIMANYILLALLLRISNSANRPAEFDANAMTKAPGRARAEVTA; this is encoded by the coding sequence ATGGGTGCTTTCAGCATGCGCGGCAGGGAGTTCTTCCTGCTGCTGTGCTCCACCGGGCTGCTGGCGCTCATGCTGTTCAGCCTGGAGCTGAGCCAGGGCCGCGCCTTGAGCCAGGACATGCTGATCTTGATCGGCGGGTTCATCGGCGTATACGCGGTGGCGCACATCGCCATCGGGTTCCTCGCGCCGCATGCGGATCAGACGATGTTGCCGATCGTGTCCCTGCTCAACGCCATCGGCCTGGTGATCATTTACCGCATTGACCTGGCAGACCGCCCCCAGTACGGGCCCTTGGCGGAGCGGCAGATGATGTGGTCCTTCGTGGGCGTGGTGCTGATGGTGATCACGCTTGCCATCGTGCGCGACCACAAGGCGCTGTCGCGCTACTCCTACCTGCTCGGCCTTGTCGGGTTGATACTTCTGGCATTACCGCTAGTATGGCCTCAACCGCCGGGTTTTGCGGACGCAAGAATTTGGCTGTGGCTGGGTCCCTTCTCCATCCAGCCAGGCGAATTCTCCAAGATCCTGCTGCTGATTTTCTTTGCGCAGCTCTTGGCTCAAAAGCGCGCCCTGTTCACGGTGGCGGGCAAGCGTTTCTTGGGGTTGACGTTTCCCCGCCTGCGGGACCTGGCGCCGATTCTGGTGGTGTGGGCCATCGCCATGCTGATCATGGCCGTGTCCAATGACTTTGGCCCGGCCCTGCTGCTTTTCGCCACCGTGCTGGCCATGGTGTACTTTGCCACCTCCCGCGCGTCCTGGCTCTTCATCGGCGTTGGCCTGGTAGCCATCGGCGGCTACGCTGTCTACCAGGTCAGCGAGAAGATTCAGCAGCGCGTGTCCAACTTCATCGACCCGTTCGCGGACTTTGACGGCATTGGCAACCAGCCCGCCAACGCCCTGATCTCCCTGAGCTGGGGCGGCTTGACCGGCACCGGCTTGGGCTACGGCCACCCGGAGCTCGTGCCCGTGGTGCACTCGGACTACATCCTGGCCGCGATTGGTGAGGAGCTGGGGCTGATCGGCGTGGCAAGCGTCCTCGCCCTCTTTGCCATCCTGATCACCCGCGGCTTCCGCGCCGCGCTCTCCGTGCGCGACACCTACGGCAAGCTCCTTGCCGCAGGCTTGGCGACGACGATTGCAATCCAAATCTTCGTTGTTGCAGGCGGCATTTCCTCCATGCTGCCCATGACGGGCCTGACCACGCCGTTCATGTCCGCGGGCGGCAGCTCCATCATGGCGAACTACATCCTGCTGGCGCTGTTGCTGCGCATCTCCAACTCGGCCAACCGCCCGGCGGAGTTCGACGCCAACGCGATGACGAAGGCGCCTGGACGGGCACGCGCGGAGGTGACCGCCTAG
- a CDS encoding FHA domain-containing protein produces MDEMVILSSRFGLLALLWVFILLVMWVQRRDIKAAAGAVRRQAVAQAPIKREKAREITVVEGPLKGSHMEIASVEDVTIGRGPDNDFQLGDDFASSRHARLFRRGSEWFVEDLDSRNGTFVQGMRIDQPTGAGWHRHQNGTHDCEACAMTTPAKNTQQRLRLDFVAASDRGLVRGNNEDSAYAGPHLLALADGMGGHAAGEVASQLMVTHLEHLDKEPGDADLLALLGAAAEDANAAIEDSAAQHPEQQGMGTTLTALMFNGTAFGMIHVGDSRGYLLRDGQLTQLTVDDTFVQSLVNEGKLNAEDVSSHPQKSLILKAYTGRPVEPHLEMVEAKAGDRVLLCSDGLSDPVTNETIAVALDQGSPEIAAQRLVELALRSGGPDNITVVVADVVAGEAPASEKSPSPAIVGALAPSYEPTHPNSSASRAAALLRKSETIQPDHNRAKLQPAEGGATLADSGAAGADEEGPHRPKRTVWPWVVGALLLALILVFAGVMWVQNRTSDQYFVSVDEDGAFVIEHGSKQDREGIQRACIDEKNQLRIVNVEVEDSSSCNLFKQEDLPESQRGTAERFGGGTYDDVLGLLGRLADEALPVCVDKSGAEKASANGSANAATAACREVR; encoded by the coding sequence ATGGATGAGATGGTGATCCTCAGCTCCCGTTTCGGGTTGCTTGCCCTGCTGTGGGTGTTCATCTTGCTGGTGATGTGGGTCCAGCGCAGGGATATTAAGGCGGCGGCTGGGGCTGTGCGTCGCCAAGCAGTAGCCCAAGCTCCCATCAAGCGTGAGAAGGCGCGCGAGATCACCGTGGTGGAGGGCCCGCTGAAGGGCTCCCACATGGAGATTGCCAGCGTGGAGGACGTCACCATCGGCCGCGGGCCGGACAATGACTTCCAGCTGGGCGATGATTTTGCGTCCTCCCGCCACGCGCGCCTGTTCCGGCGGGGCAGCGAGTGGTTTGTGGAGGACCTAGACTCCCGCAACGGAACGTTTGTGCAAGGCATGCGCATCGACCAGCCAACGGGTGCAGGTTGGCACCGACATCAAAATGGGACGCACGATTGTGAGGCTTGTGCCATGACGACACCCGCAAAGAACACCCAGCAGCGACTGCGGCTGGACTTTGTCGCAGCGTCCGACCGCGGCTTAGTCCGCGGCAACAACGAGGACTCCGCATACGCCGGCCCGCACCTGCTCGCGCTGGCGGACGGCATGGGCGGCCACGCGGCGGGCGAGGTCGCGTCCCAGCTCATGGTCACCCACCTGGAGCACCTGGACAAGGAGCCGGGGGATGCGGATCTACTCGCCCTACTAGGTGCCGCTGCGGAGGACGCCAACGCCGCCATCGAGGATTCCGCGGCGCAGCACCCGGAGCAGCAGGGCATGGGCACCACGCTCACGGCTCTGATGTTCAACGGCACCGCGTTCGGCATGATCCACGTGGGCGATTCCAGGGGCTATCTGCTTCGCGACGGCCAGTTGACCCAGCTCACGGTAGACGACACCTTTGTGCAGTCCCTGGTGAACGAGGGCAAGCTGAACGCGGAGGATGTCTCCTCCCACCCGCAGAAGTCCCTGATCCTGAAGGCCTACACCGGCCGCCCAGTGGAGCCGCACCTGGAGATGGTGGAGGCCAAGGCGGGCGACCGCGTGCTGCTGTGCTCCGACGGCCTGTCGGACCCGGTGACCAATGAGACCATTGCGGTCGCCCTTGACCAGGGCAGCCCGGAGATCGCGGCGCAGCGGCTGGTTGAGCTGGCCCTGCGCTCCGGCGGCCCGGACAACATCACGGTTGTGGTGGCGGATGTAGTTGCCGGGGAGGCGCCCGCAAGCGAGAAAAGCCCCTCCCCCGCCATTGTCGGCGCGCTGGCACCGAGCTACGAGCCGACCCACCCGAACTCTTCCGCCAGCCGCGCGGCCGCCCTGCTGCGCAAGTCCGAGACCATCCAGCCGGACCACAACCGGGCGAAGCTGCAGCCTGCGGAAGGCGGCGCGACGCTGGCCGATTCCGGTGCGGCGGGCGCGGACGAGGAGGGTCCCCATCGGCCTAAGCGCACCGTCTGGCCGTGGGTAGTCGGCGCATTGCTGCTGGCGCTGATCCTGGTCTTCGCCGGCGTGATGTGGGTGCAGAACAGAACCTCCGACCAATACTTTGTGTCCGTCGATGAGGACGGCGCGTTTGTCATCGAGCACGGTTCGAAGCAGGACCGCGAGGGCATCCAACGCGCGTGCATCGACGAGAAGAACCAGCTGCGCATTGTGAACGTGGAGGTGGAGGATTCCTCCAGCTGCAACCTGTTCAAGCAGGAGGATCTGCCCGAAAGCCAGCGCGGCACCGCTGAGCGTTTCGGCGGCGGCACCTATGACGATGTGCTGGGCCTGTTGGGCCGGCTTGCGGATGAAGCGCTGCCGGTCTGCGTAGACAAGTCCGGCGCGGAGAAGGCCAGCGCGAACGGCAGCGCCAACGCTGCTACCGCAGCGTGCCGGGAGGTGAGGTAG
- a CDS encoding DUF3662 and FHA domain-containing protein has protein sequence MSFMDRLAKLDSSIQRGLDNSMAAVFGGKVVPAEIEELIRQEAQDSVVETDRDEIVAPNVYAVGVSSKDLENLSQQRDLPVDLAEQLMRYVRNQGWFLDGPAVVRIAEESGLRTGQLRVSSYIDSEPDVASGFDAILAEPKPRSAGLSALAKHQEDQMSEPNSTAQPGAGTHPTVSLLLQDGSSRTYLVQEGSNILGRSNDADFRLPDTGVSRQHAEITWDGEVAVLVDLQSTNGTTVNDEPVENWMLADGDVITLGHSHIEVRIVEPRAASPLAQVTQQQPQPGAAGAPTEAASHPSTEYFGQ, from the coding sequence GTGTCGTTCATGGACAGGCTGGCGAAGCTGGACAGCTCCATCCAGCGCGGGCTGGATAACTCGATGGCGGCGGTGTTCGGCGGCAAAGTCGTGCCGGCGGAGATTGAGGAGCTGATCCGGCAGGAAGCGCAGGACTCCGTGGTGGAGACGGACCGCGACGAGATCGTGGCGCCGAACGTCTACGCAGTGGGCGTGTCCTCCAAGGACCTGGAGAACCTGTCGCAGCAGCGCGACCTTCCCGTGGACCTCGCCGAGCAGCTCATGCGCTACGTGCGCAACCAGGGCTGGTTCCTCGACGGGCCGGCCGTGGTCCGCATCGCGGAAGAGTCCGGCCTGCGAACCGGCCAGCTGCGGGTGTCCTCATATATCGATTCAGAGCCGGACGTGGCCAGCGGTTTCGACGCAATTCTTGCGGAACCGAAGCCGCGCTCCGCCGGCCTTTCGGCGTTGGCGAAACACCAGGAGGATCAGATGTCCGAACCCAATTCGACCGCCCAGCCCGGAGCGGGTACGCACCCGACCGTGAGCCTGCTGCTGCAGGACGGCTCTTCCCGCACCTACTTGGTGCAGGAGGGCTCCAACATTCTCGGCCGCTCCAACGACGCGGATTTCCGCCTGCCGGATACCGGGGTGTCTCGCCAGCACGCGGAGATCACGTGGGACGGCGAGGTTGCGGTGTTGGTGGACCTGCAGTCCACCAACGGCACCACGGTGAACGATGAGCCGGTGGAGAACTGGATGCTGGCGGATGGCGATGTGATTACGCTGGGCCACTCCCACATCGAGGTGCGCATTGTGGAGCCGCGCGCGGCGAGCCCGCTGGCCCAGGTGACGCAGCAGCAGCCGCAGCCCGGCGCGGCCGGTGCGCCGACGGAGGCGGCAAGCCACCCGAGCACGGAATACTTCGGCCAGTAG
- a CDS encoding transporter substrate-binding domain-containing protein has product MKRGWAARPALHAATAIALLITGTGLASCSTIPAIPADPDGTYNRVAGGTLVVGVSPRAPWTIVDTQRVEMRGEAGAVRGTDAELVEKFAREIGADVQWRVGSESDLARWIEDREVDIAIGGLAQDAPWEDSMALTRPFKPTGGTVMGVGLGENRMLTELERFLSREAGEI; this is encoded by the coding sequence ATGAAACGTGGGTGGGCCGCGCGCCCAGCTCTACACGCCGCGACTGCAATCGCGCTGCTTATTACAGGTACCGGCCTAGCCAGCTGCAGCACTATCCCAGCCATCCCGGCCGACCCGGACGGCACCTATAACCGTGTCGCTGGCGGGACGCTAGTGGTGGGTGTGTCGCCGCGCGCGCCGTGGACGATCGTCGATACGCAACGCGTCGAGATGCGGGGCGAAGCGGGCGCGGTGCGGGGCACGGACGCGGAGCTGGTGGAGAAGTTCGCGCGCGAGATCGGTGCGGACGTGCAGTGGCGCGTGGGCTCGGAGAGTGACTTGGCGCGGTGGATTGAGGACCGCGAGGTGGACATTGCCATCGGTGGGCTGGCGCAGGATGCGCCCTGGGAGGATTCGATGGCGCTGACCCGGCCGTTCAAACCCACCGGCGGCACCGTGATGGGCGTGGGGCTGGGGGAGAACCGGATGCTGACGGAGCTGGAGCGGTTCCTAAGCCGCGAGGCGGGTGAGATCTGA
- a CDS encoding cation diffusion facilitator family transporter codes for MVQEASTRSGRETLPADQQKLMRKAVRLEWITIAVKLVTIPLVGLVAGQSQAMKTAWYEDILELLPPVAFLVAAWTIRRQANAKHPYGHHRDIGVGYLVASFALFAMGIYLLFEGVMSLVHRERPPIGTVVLFGHSIWLGWLMIVVMAVSAAGPVILGRLKLKLVEEFPDKVLYADADMNKADWMTAVATIIGVLGIIGVGWWWMDALTAVVVSVTIIDDGWSNLRTSVRDLVDGRPTDIHGNKHPLIDKALNIAGAPAWVAEANGRFRDLGHVLHAEIFVVPQPGHNPSVQELAALRRSVEHLDFQLHDVSVVPVEEIPEFLR; via the coding sequence ATGGTGCAGGAAGCGAGCACGCGCAGCGGGCGGGAGACGCTGCCGGCAGACCAGCAAAAGCTCATGCGCAAGGCGGTCCGCCTGGAGTGGATCACCATCGCGGTCAAGCTGGTCACCATCCCACTAGTGGGCTTGGTGGCCGGGCAGAGCCAGGCGATGAAGACCGCCTGGTACGAGGACATTTTGGAGCTCCTGCCACCGGTGGCGTTCTTGGTGGCGGCGTGGACGATCCGTCGTCAAGCAAATGCCAAGCACCCCTACGGCCACCACCGCGACATCGGCGTGGGGTACCTGGTCGCGTCCTTTGCCCTCTTCGCCATGGGTATCTACCTGCTGTTTGAGGGTGTGATGAGTCTGGTGCACCGGGAGCGCCCGCCGATTGGCACGGTGGTGCTCTTCGGCCACAGCATCTGGCTGGGCTGGTTGATGATTGTGGTGATGGCCGTCTCCGCCGCCGGCCCCGTGATTCTTGGGCGCCTGAAGCTGAAGCTGGTGGAGGAGTTCCCGGACAAGGTGCTTTACGCGGACGCGGACATGAACAAGGCCGATTGGATGACGGCGGTGGCCACCATCATTGGCGTGCTGGGCATCATTGGCGTCGGCTGGTGGTGGATGGACGCGCTGACGGCGGTGGTGGTGTCCGTGACCATTATCGACGACGGCTGGTCCAACCTCCGCACCTCCGTGCGCGACCTGGTGGACGGCCGTCCCACCGACATTCACGGCAACAAGCACCCGCTGATAGATAAGGCGCTGAACATCGCCGGGGCCCCAGCCTGGGTGGCGGAGGCGAACGGCCGCTTCCGCGACCTGGGCCACGTCCTGCACGCCGAGATCTTCGTGGTCCCGCAGCCGGGGCACAATCCGAGCGTGCAGGAGCTTGCTGCTTTACGACGTTCAGTTGAACACCTCGATTTCCAACTCCACGATGTGTCGGTTGTTCCGGTGGAGGAGATCCCTGAATTCCTGCGCTGA
- the trpB gene encoding tryptophan synthase subunit beta — protein sequence MTEQTRETLIDAYFGEFGGQYVPEPLFPVLDELEKAFVEAREDEEFLAELAELQAKYLGRPTPLYECANLPRSKQNPGEKMQGVRLFLKREDLAHGGAHKGNQVLAQALIAKRLGKTRLVAETGAGQHGTATAMVAALMGMECVIYMGAQDVARQQPNVRRMRMMGATVVPVTSEDGGSMSNAIDVALGDWVENLSTTHYVLGSACGPHPFPRLVKEFQAVVSRESREQIQEETGRLPDAVVAAVGGGSNAIGAFAQYLEDQPGNAEVRLIGVEPAGEGLDTSKHGAPLNHGTIGILHGSRSYVVTGPDGEKLSESHSVSAGLDYPGVGPEHAHLMHTGRAEYVVATDADALQAFRILARYEGIIPALESSHALAEAFRMAEEAEAAGEELNILVNLSGRGDKDMEYVFNILGDQIYEDPFASPVGDIRVTEVLSQMTSASNEREGDNAVAHH from the coding sequence ATGACCGAGCAGACCCGGGAAACCCTCATTGACGCCTACTTTGGAGAATTTGGCGGCCAGTACGTGCCGGAACCGCTGTTTCCAGTGTTGGATGAGCTGGAGAAGGCGTTTGTGGAGGCGCGCGAGGACGAGGAGTTCCTCGCCGAGCTGGCGGAGCTGCAGGCCAAGTACCTGGGCCGCCCGACCCCGTTGTATGAATGCGCGAACCTGCCGCGCTCCAAGCAGAATCCGGGCGAGAAGATGCAGGGCGTCCGGCTCTTCCTCAAACGCGAGGACCTGGCCCACGGCGGCGCGCACAAGGGCAACCAGGTGCTGGCCCAGGCGCTGATTGCCAAGCGCCTGGGCAAGACCCGCCTGGTGGCGGAGACCGGCGCCGGCCAGCACGGCACCGCGACCGCGATGGTGGCGGCGCTGATGGGCATGGAGTGCGTGATCTACATGGGTGCCCAGGACGTGGCACGCCAGCAGCCGAACGTGCGCCGCATGCGCATGATGGGCGCCACCGTGGTGCCGGTGACCAGCGAGGACGGCGGCTCCATGTCCAACGCCATCGACGTGGCGCTGGGGGATTGGGTGGAGAACCTCTCCACCACCCACTACGTGCTGGGTTCCGCCTGCGGCCCGCACCCGTTCCCGCGCCTGGTCAAGGAGTTCCAGGCCGTGGTGTCGCGCGAGTCCCGCGAGCAGATCCAGGAAGAGACCGGCAGGCTGCCGGACGCGGTGGTGGCGGCAGTTGGCGGCGGCTCCAACGCTATCGGCGCGTTTGCCCAGTACCTGGAGGATCAGCCGGGCAACGCGGAGGTGCGCCTGATCGGCGTGGAGCCGGCGGGCGAGGGCCTGGACACCAGCAAGCACGGCGCGCCGCTGAACCACGGCACGATCGGCATCCTGCACGGTTCCCGCTCCTACGTGGTCACCGGCCCGGACGGTGAGAAGTTGAGCGAGTCCCACTCCGTCTCCGCCGGCCTGGACTACCCGGGTGTGGGCCCGGAGCATGCGCACCTGATGCACACCGGCCGCGCGGAGTACGTGGTGGCCACGGACGCGGATGCGCTGCAGGCGTTCCGCATCCTTGCGCGCTACGAGGGCATCATCCCCGCGCTCGAGTCCTCCCACGCGCTCGCGGAGGCGTTCCGCATGGCAGAAGAGGCGGAGGCCGCGGGCGAGGAGCTGAACATCCTGGTCAACCTGTCTGGCCGCGGGGACAAGGATATGGAGTACGTGTTCAACATCTTGGGCGACCAGATTTACGAGGACCCGTTTGCCTCCCCGGTGGGTGACATCCGCGTGACCGAGGTGCTCTCCCAGATGACCAGCGCCTCCAACGAGCGCGAGGGCGACAACGCGGTGGCGCACCACTAG